TACACTTGTAGATTGCAATATATAAATCTTATTCTTTTGTTCGGTTATGTATATTTCTGATTGGTGTCTTACTTTTGTTCGACCTCCCGAATGCCGGATGCATTTCCAGAGATCGGGGAAAGAGAAAACCCTTCTCCGGCGCGAACGTCGTTCATGCATACCCGCTGATATCATAGTCGATCTCCGTGCTGCTCCGTGCACACCCCTCACCATGCCTCAGGAAATCATCGATGTTCTTCTTTAGCAGTGCCGGGAACGCCGCACCGACGATCTGCTGGACTACCTTTCCACCGCAGAAGAAGAGGAACGAGGGAGTGTGGCGCACGGCATAGCGCTCGGCCGTCCAGGCATTGCCCATCACATTCAGGCGTGCAAAGAGGATCTGTCCCCCGTACTCCCCTGCGAACTGCCGGAAGAAGGGTTCGATCTGCTTGCAGAAGGGGCACGTGGGGCTGTAGAACATCACCACGGCAGGCCCCTTCCCTTTCTCGACCGTCGCCTCCCATGTGGTGTCGGTCACCTCCACCGGACCGGTACCCTCGGTCATAGGGAGAGGAGACACCGTCATCACGGTTAATGCTTGCCCCCGCCCTCCCTGTCGATGAGGATGTTAATGGTGTTTTCACAGATATCGGTGGAGTATTCCCCGATCCTCCTGATGCTGTCGGAAAGCGAAACGAGCGCCGTCGCCGAGGCAGGGGCGTACTTCAGCGCCGCCTTGTTGATCGCACGCGCTTTTTTTTCGAGATCGGCGACCTGTTGAATGGCTGCATTGGCCCCCTCCAGATCTTCGTGGAAGAGAGATGAGACCGCACGGTCGAAGATCGTCTGCGACGTCGCGCTCGCCTCCCCGATCATCGCCTTCATATCGCCGTCGACACCCTCTCCCAGGAGGACGATCGCGTTTTTTGCAATCCTGGTGCCGTGGTCCCCGATCCTCTCGATGATCCGGGAAGTAAGAAAATAACTCATCGCCGCCGCCGGGGTGACGTCCATCCTGCGGGAGACCGCGGGGTCGCTGAGCACCAGGTGGCACTGGCGGGCGATGAGCCACTGGAGACGGTCCACGTCATTGTCCCGGACGATGACGTCCTCGGCCAGTTTCTGGTTGCCGGACCGGAG
This window of the Methanofollis ethanolicus genome carries:
- a CDS encoding thioredoxin family protein, whose translation is MTEGTGPVEVTDTTWEATVEKGKGPAVVMFYSPTCPFCKQIEPFFRQFAGEYGGQILFARLNVMGNAWTAERYAVRHTPSFLFFCGGKVVQQIVGAAFPALLKKNIDDFLRHGEGCARSSTEIDYDISGYA
- a CDS encoding phosphate uptake regulator PhoU encodes the protein MEIRKVQVTGGSSYIVSLPKDWVISSNIKKNDPLGLIVQQDGTLLVTPTINAGVAQKTKEFPVNATTDQAFLYRCLVGAYIAGYTTITLRAQGRMPPSIRIRVREFTQMAIGQEVVEETETSITIKDLLNPVEMPFEKTITRMAVIAKGMHQDGIEALRSGNQKLAEDVIVRDNDVDRLQWLIARQCHLVLSDPAVSRRMDVTPAAAMSYFLTSRIIERIGDHGTRIAKNAIVLLGEGVDGDMKAMIGEASATSQTIFDRAVSSLFHEDLEGANAAIQQVADLEKKARAINKAALKYAPASATALVSLSDSIRRIGEYSTDICENTINILIDREGGGKH